A part of Arachis hypogaea cultivar Tifrunner chromosome 12, arahy.Tifrunner.gnm2.J5K5, whole genome shotgun sequence genomic DNA contains:
- the LOC112726798 gene encoding uncharacterized protein yields the protein MAHKPSSSSSLCASPSLKVSEEMDPQHAEETLRFFTVMGAATPVPDPCNARGFFDDFLRSFITVDLIQRGRITCTILAKPPICNGYGTLHGGAVASLVDILSHACARTVVAEDKELFLGETSISYLSATPIDEEVVANASVVKSGRNLTVVALDFKLKKTGNSVYICHATYYNMPASSL from the exons ATGGCGCAcaaaccttcttcttcttcttctctgtgtgCGTCTCCATCACTTAAAGTTTCTGAGGAAATGGACCCTCAACATGCTGAAGAGACCTTGCGCTTCTTCACCGTTATGGGTGCCGCCACTCCTGTCCCAGATCCCTGCAACGCGCGTGGATTCTTCGACGATTTCCTTCGCAGCTTCATCACCGTTGATCTCATCCAACGGGGACGAATCACTTGCACTATCCTCGCCAAACCCCCTATCTGT AATGGGTATGGAACACTCCATGGAGGGGCCGTTGCGTCCTTGGTTGATATTTTATCCCATGCTTGTGCTAGAACTGTTGTTGCAGAGGACAAGGAGCTTTTCCTCGGAGAAACTAGCATTTCTTACCTCTCTGCCACTCCAATAGAT GAAGAAGTGGTAGCTAATGCTTCAGTGGTGAAGAGTGGAAGAAATTTGACTGTAGTTGCACTTGACTTCAAGCTCAAGAAAACTGGAAATTCTGTCTATATTTGTCATGCTACCTACTATAACATGCCAGCTTCT